In Luteimonas viscosa, the following proteins share a genomic window:
- the queA gene encoding tRNA preQ1(34) S-adenosylmethionine ribosyltransferase-isomerase QueA — translation MKKSDFHYHLPAELIAQAPLPERSASRMLVVPPGEAPLVDAQVRALGDWLRPGDLLVFNDTRVIPARLFGQKQTGGRVEILIERLLPGNEARAQVGASKPPKPGGRIALDAGGVAEVLGREGEFYHLRFHVDGALEAWLLEAGRLPLPPYIRRAPGRDDAERYQTVFAREVGAVAAPTAGLHFDDALLADLRARGIAFGHVTLHVGAGTFQPVREDDLHAHRMHSEWLNVGAGLVAQVRRTREAGGRVVAVGTTVVRALESAMRDGELQPFAGETRIFIFPGYRIRSVDALLTNFHLPESTLLMLVSAFAGRERILAAYAHAVQARYRFFSYGDAMLLFPQGP, via the coding sequence ATGAAGAAATCGGACTTCCATTACCACCTGCCGGCGGAACTGATCGCACAGGCGCCACTACCCGAGCGTTCGGCCAGCCGGATGCTGGTGGTGCCGCCGGGCGAGGCGCCGTTGGTCGATGCGCAGGTGCGTGCGCTGGGCGACTGGCTGCGGCCGGGCGACCTGCTGGTGTTCAACGACACCCGGGTGATTCCCGCTCGGCTGTTCGGGCAGAAGCAGACCGGCGGCCGGGTCGAGATCCTGATCGAGCGCCTGTTGCCCGGCAACGAGGCGCGCGCCCAGGTCGGCGCCAGCAAGCCCCCGAAGCCGGGCGGCCGCATCGCGCTCGATGCCGGCGGCGTGGCCGAGGTGCTCGGGCGCGAGGGCGAGTTCTACCATCTGCGGTTCCATGTCGACGGCGCACTGGAGGCCTGGCTGCTCGAAGCGGGGCGGCTGCCGTTGCCGCCCTACATCCGGCGCGCGCCCGGGCGCGACGACGCCGAGCGCTACCAGACCGTGTTCGCGCGCGAGGTCGGCGCGGTCGCGGCGCCTACGGCGGGCCTGCACTTCGACGACGCGCTGCTGGCGGACCTGCGCGCGCGCGGGATCGCGTTCGGCCACGTCACCCTGCACGTCGGCGCCGGTACCTTCCAGCCGGTGCGCGAGGACGACCTGCACGCGCACCGCATGCACAGCGAGTGGCTGAACGTCGGCGCCGGACTCGTCGCGCAGGTCCGGCGCACGCGCGAGGCCGGTGGGCGCGTGGTCGCGGTGGGCACCACCGTGGTGCGCGCGCTCGAGAGCGCGATGCGCGACGGCGAATTGCAGCCGTTCGCCGGCGAAACCCGGATATTCATCTTCCCCGGCTACCGCATCCGCAGCGTCGATGCGTTGCTCACCAACTTCCACCTGCCCGAATCGACCCTGCTGATGCTGGTGTCCGCCTTCGCCGGCCGCGAGCGGATCCTGGCGGCCTACGCGCACGCGGTGCAGGCGCGCTACCGCTTCTTCTCCTATGGCGACGCGATGCTGCTGTTTCCGCAGGGGCCGTGA
- a CDS encoding Fe(3+) ABC transporter substrate-binding protein — MPAFPRLVRLFTPVAALLLVACGGSPAPAPTADAEAAADPGELNLYTTREPGLIQPLLDAFTAQTGTRVNTVFVRDGLLERVRAEGERSPADVLMTVDTGNLLDLVDAGQTRPVQSQVLADAIPAHLRGADGQWFALSLRDRILYADKDLALDGFTYEQLADPKWKGKVCIRSGQHPYNTSLIAAMIAHHGAEATETWLRGVKANLARKAAGGDRDVARDILAGICEIGIANAYYVGRMKNEAEGSEQRQWGDAIQVIRPTFAIDGGGTHVNISGAAVALHSPNRDNAVKLLEYLVSDEAQSLYAKANYEYPVKAGVELDPVVASFGPMQVDALPLARIAEHRRQASELVDRVGFDN; from the coding sequence ATGCCTGCCTTCCCCCGACTCGTCCGCCTGTTCACGCCCGTCGCGGCCCTGCTGCTTGTGGCCTGCGGCGGCAGCCCGGCTCCGGCACCGACCGCCGACGCCGAGGCCGCCGCCGACCCGGGCGAGCTCAACCTCTACACCACCCGCGAACCCGGCCTGATCCAGCCGCTGCTCGACGCCTTCACGGCGCAGACCGGCACTCGGGTCAACACCGTGTTCGTGCGCGACGGCCTGCTCGAGCGGGTGCGCGCGGAAGGCGAGCGCTCGCCCGCGGACGTGCTGATGACTGTCGACACCGGCAACCTGCTCGACCTGGTCGACGCCGGCCAGACCCGACCGGTGCAGTCGCAGGTGCTGGCCGACGCCATCCCCGCGCACCTGCGCGGCGCCGACGGCCAGTGGTTCGCGCTCTCGCTGCGCGACCGCATCCTCTATGCCGACAAGGACCTCGCGCTCGACGGTTTCACCTACGAGCAGCTCGCCGATCCGAAGTGGAAGGGCAAGGTCTGCATCCGTTCGGGGCAGCACCCGTACAACACCAGCCTGATCGCGGCGATGATCGCCCACCACGGCGCCGAGGCCACCGAGACCTGGCTGCGCGGGGTCAAGGCCAACCTGGCGCGCAAGGCCGCCGGCGGCGACCGCGACGTGGCGCGCGACATCCTCGCCGGCATCTGCGAGATCGGCATCGCCAATGCCTACTACGTCGGCCGCATGAAGAACGAGGCCGAAGGCAGCGAGCAGCGCCAGTGGGGCGATGCGATCCAGGTGATCCGCCCGACCTTCGCCATCGACGGTGGCGGCACCCACGTCAACATCAGCGGCGCGGCCGTGGCGTTGCATTCGCCCAACCGCGACAACGCGGTGAAGCTGCTGGAGTACCTCGTCTCCGACGAGGCGCAGAGCCTGTACGCGAAGGCCAACTACGAGTATCCGGTGAAAGCCGGCGTGGAGCTCGATCCGGTCGTCGCCAGCTTCGGGCCGATGCAGGTCGACGCATTGCCGCTGGCGCGGATCGCCGAACACCGCCGCCAGGCCAGCGAGCTGGTCGACCGGGTCGGGTTCGACAACTGA
- the tgt gene encoding tRNA guanosine(34) transglycosylase Tgt, translated as MSRMQFQLLTTDGVARRGRLSFPRGTVETPAFMPVGTYGTVKGMLPEQVRALGAQIILGNTFHLFLRPGLEVIAAHGGLHGFARWDGPILTDSGGFQVFSLAHRRRITEAGVTFAAPTDGSKVFLGPEESMHIQKVLGSDVVMIFDECPPVQVDGQPVERSVVERSMELSLRWAERSKIAHAGNDAALFGIVQGGVHHALRTRSAEGLKAIGFDGYAIGGLAVGETETERNAMLEHTCPQLPDDHPRYLMGVGRPEDLVEAVARGVDMFDCVMPTRNARNGHYFTSTGVVRVRNAQYEHDLRPIEEGCGCPACAGGYSRAYLRHLDRCNEMLGPILGTLHNLWYYQKLMADMREAIGQGTFAAFRESFHASLEAR; from the coding sequence ATGTCCCGCATGCAGTTCCAGCTCCTGACCACCGACGGCGTTGCGCGCCGCGGCCGGCTCTCGTTTCCGCGGGGTACGGTCGAGACACCGGCATTCATGCCGGTGGGCACCTACGGCACGGTCAAGGGCATGCTGCCGGAACAGGTGCGCGCGCTGGGCGCGCAGATCATCCTCGGCAACACCTTCCACCTGTTCCTGCGGCCCGGGCTGGAAGTGATCGCGGCGCACGGGGGGCTGCACGGCTTCGCCCGCTGGGACGGGCCGATCCTCACCGATTCCGGCGGCTTCCAGGTGTTCTCGCTCGCGCACCGCCGCAGGATCACCGAGGCCGGGGTGACCTTCGCCGCGCCCACCGACGGCTCGAAGGTGTTCCTCGGTCCCGAGGAATCGATGCACATCCAGAAGGTGCTCGGCTCGGACGTGGTGATGATCTTCGACGAATGCCCGCCGGTGCAGGTCGATGGCCAGCCGGTGGAGCGCAGCGTGGTCGAGCGTTCGATGGAACTGTCGCTGCGCTGGGCGGAACGCTCGAAGATCGCGCACGCGGGCAACGACGCGGCACTGTTCGGGATCGTCCAGGGCGGCGTGCACCATGCGCTGCGGACGCGTTCGGCCGAAGGGCTGAAGGCCATCGGCTTCGACGGCTATGCGATCGGCGGGCTGGCGGTCGGCGAGACCGAGACCGAGCGCAATGCGATGCTCGAACACACCTGCCCGCAGCTGCCCGATGACCACCCGCGCTACCTGATGGGCGTGGGGCGCCCGGAGGACCTGGTGGAAGCGGTCGCCCGCGGCGTGGACATGTTCGACTGCGTGATGCCGACCCGCAATGCCCGCAACGGCCACTACTTCACCTCCACCGGCGTGGTCCGCGTGCGCAACGCGCAGTACGAGCATGACCTGCGGCCGATCGAGGAAGGCTGCGGCTGCCCGGCCTGCGCCGGCGGCTACAGCCGCGCCTACCTGCGCCACCTCGACCGCTGCAACGAGATGCTGGGCCCGATCCTGGGCACCCTGCACAACCTCTGGTACTACCAGAAGCTGATGGCCGACATGCGCGAGGCGATCGGGCAGGGAACCTTCGCCGCCTTCCGCGAGTCATTCCACGCGTCCCTCGAAGCCCGATAG
- a CDS encoding ABC transporter ATP-binding protein, which produces MSQAMLRLDDIRVAYPAAGGERTVVERLSLVLAKGEIGCLLGASGCGKTTVLRAIAGFEPLRAGRIELDGQVLSTPTTTLPPEHRGIGMMFQDYALFPHLDVAGNVGFGLAGRPRAARNARIAEVLALVGLPERAGAYPHELSGGQQQRVALARALAPSPSLLLLDEPFSNLDIDTREHLAAELRAILRRTGTTALLVTHDQAEAFAMADAIGVMHRGRILQWADAQTLYRAPADRFVAGFVGRGCVLPAGALGLPGGGEVLLRPDQLVPDDNGAIRAEVLSRIFRGPQHVLLLRLPGGEVVEVDVSGNAIPAPGTTLALRLVGVPLVALPRREVDAS; this is translated from the coding sequence ATGAGCCAGGCGATGCTGCGGCTCGACGACATCCGCGTCGCCTACCCGGCCGCCGGCGGCGAGCGCACCGTGGTCGAGCGCCTGTCGCTGGTGCTGGCAAAGGGCGAGATCGGCTGCCTGCTCGGCGCCTCCGGCTGCGGCAAGACCACCGTGCTGCGCGCCATCGCAGGCTTCGAGCCCCTGCGCGCGGGCCGCATCGAACTCGACGGACAGGTGCTGTCCACGCCCACCACGACCCTGCCGCCGGAGCACCGCGGCATCGGCATGATGTTCCAGGACTACGCCCTGTTCCCGCACCTGGATGTGGCCGGCAACGTCGGCTTCGGGCTGGCGGGGCGGCCGCGCGCCGCGCGCAACGCACGCATCGCCGAGGTGCTGGCGCTGGTCGGCCTGCCCGAGCGCGCCGGCGCCTACCCGCACGAGCTGTCGGGCGGCCAGCAGCAGCGCGTGGCGCTGGCGCGCGCGCTGGCGCCGTCGCCGTCGCTGCTGCTGCTCGACGAACCGTTCTCCAACCTCGACATCGACACCCGCGAACACCTCGCCGCCGAGCTGCGCGCCATCCTGCGCCGCACCGGCACCACCGCGCTGCTGGTCACCCACGACCAGGCCGAGGCGTTCGCCATGGCCGATGCCATCGGCGTGATGCACCGCGGCCGCATCCTGCAGTGGGCCGATGCGCAGACCCTGTACCGCGCCCCGGCCGACCGCTTCGTCGCCGGCTTCGTCGGCCGCGGCTGCGTGCTGCCGGCGGGGGCGCTGGGCCTGCCGGGCGGCGGCGAGGTGCTGTTGCGACCGGACCAGCTGGTGCCGGACGACAACGGCGCGATCCGGGCGGAGGTGCTTTCGAGGATCTTCCGTGGTCCGCAGCACGTCCTGCTGCTGCGCCTGCCGGGTGGCGAGGTGGTCGAAGTCGACGTGTCCGGGAACGCGATTCCCGCTCCCGGTACGACGCTCGCGCTGCGCCTGGTTGGTGTCCCGTTGGTGGCGTTGCCGCGCCGGGAGGTGGATGCCTCGTAG
- the yajC gene encoding preprotein translocase subunit YajC — translation MNLLDLLIAPAHAQAAGAAPQGGGLSFLIMPIVLIAIMYFLMIRPQMKRQKEHRGMLEKLAVGDEVITNGGIAGVVRAMGESFISVEIADRVEIRVQKGAIANVLPKGTLKAA, via the coding sequence ATGAACCTGCTCGACCTGCTGATCGCCCCGGCCCATGCCCAGGCCGCCGGCGCGGCCCCCCAGGGTGGTGGCCTGAGCTTCCTGATCATGCCGATCGTGCTGATCGCGATCATGTACTTCCTGATGATCCGTCCGCAGATGAAGCGCCAGAAGGAACATCGCGGCATGCTCGAGAAGCTGGCGGTCGGCGACGAGGTGATCACCAACGGCGGCATCGCCGGCGTGGTGCGCGCGATGGGCGAGAGCTTCATCTCCGTGGAGATCGCCGACCGCGTCGAGATCCGCGTGCAGAAGGGCGCGATCGCCAACGTGCTGCCCAAGGGCACGCTCAAGGCGGCCTGA
- a CDS encoding ABC transporter permease yields MTAAASALAMAPVRSRARPDGWLLAALAIAAVALLPLLALAWTAAQGSDAWPHIVANVLPQAARNTLWLLLGVGALSVAIGTGSAWLVTAYDFPGRAVMAWALLLPLAVPTYIVAYAYLDLLHPLGPVQGAIRSVLGHEGPREFRLPDIRGLAGCIVLLGLVLYPYVYITTRAMFMTQAAGLLEAARTLGASRAAVFRRVALPLARPAIAVGAALALLETLGDIGASEFLGVQTLTVSVYTTWVTRSDLPGAAQIALSMLVVVVAVIALERSGRRRAGYASAMRPRPMQPQRLRGAAGWGALALVALPVVLGFVAPATHLAIESGQRIVDGTGVSPMLWRSTWNTLRVALLATAATLAAGLVLAWALRLAQARRRTRLATAALRIGSLGYAVPGTVLAIGLLAPLAWFDDGANLLLRAAGLEPRMLLMGSLGALVLAYMLRFLAIAGGGVEAGLARIAPSLDQAARGLGAAPRRMLARVHLPLLRPALAAAALLVFVDAMKELPATLLLRPLGFETLATWLYADAARGAYEDGALAALLIVLAGLLPVILLARTGLTYGHEVAPA; encoded by the coding sequence ATGACTGCCGCCGCCAGTGCGCTGGCCATGGCGCCTGTGCGTTCGCGCGCGCGGCCCGATGGCTGGCTGCTCGCCGCGCTGGCGATCGCCGCCGTTGCGCTGCTGCCGCTGCTGGCGCTGGCCTGGACCGCGGCCCAGGGCAGCGACGCCTGGCCGCACATCGTGGCCAACGTGCTGCCGCAGGCGGCACGCAACACGCTGTGGCTGTTGCTCGGCGTCGGCGCGTTGTCGGTCGCGATCGGCACCGGCAGCGCGTGGCTGGTGACCGCCTACGATTTCCCCGGCCGCGCGGTGATGGCCTGGGCGCTGCTGCTGCCGCTGGCGGTGCCCACCTACATCGTCGCCTACGCCTACCTCGACCTGCTGCATCCGCTCGGCCCGGTGCAGGGCGCGATCCGCAGCGTGCTCGGCCATGAAGGCCCGCGCGAATTCCGCCTGCCCGACATCCGCGGCCTGGCCGGCTGCATCGTCCTGCTCGGGCTGGTGCTCTATCCCTACGTGTATATCACCACGCGCGCGATGTTCATGACCCAGGCGGCGGGCCTGCTGGAGGCCGCGCGCACGCTCGGCGCGTCGCGCGCGGCCGTGTTCCGGCGCGTGGCGCTGCCGCTGGCGCGGCCGGCGATCGCGGTGGGTGCGGCGCTGGCGCTGCTGGAAACCCTGGGCGACATCGGCGCGTCCGAATTCCTCGGCGTGCAGACGCTCACCGTCTCGGTGTACACCACCTGGGTGACGCGCAGCGACCTGCCGGGCGCGGCCCAGATCGCGCTGTCGATGCTCGTCGTGGTGGTGGCGGTGATCGCGCTGGAGCGTTCCGGGCGCCGCCGCGCGGGCTATGCCAGCGCGATGCGACCGCGGCCGATGCAGCCGCAGCGCCTGCGTGGCGCGGCGGGCTGGGGCGCGCTGGCGCTGGTGGCGTTGCCGGTCGTGCTGGGCTTCGTCGCGCCGGCCACGCATCTCGCGATCGAGAGCGGGCAGCGCATCGTCGACGGCACCGGCGTTTCGCCGATGCTGTGGCGCAGTACCTGGAACACGCTGCGGGTTGCGCTGCTGGCCACGGCCGCCACCCTGGCCGCAGGACTCGTGCTGGCCTGGGCGCTGCGGCTGGCGCAGGCGCGTCGGCGCACGCGGCTGGCCACGGCCGCACTGCGCATCGGCAGCCTGGGGTATGCGGTGCCGGGCACGGTGCTGGCCATCGGCCTGCTCGCGCCGCTGGCCTGGTTCGACGATGGCGCCAACCTGCTGTTGCGCGCCGCGGGCCTGGAGCCGCGCATGCTGCTGATGGGGTCGCTGGGCGCGCTGGTGCTCGCCTACATGCTGCGCTTCCTCGCGATCGCCGGCGGCGGCGTCGAAGCGGGCCTCGCGCGGATCGCGCCATCGCTGGACCAGGCCGCGCGCGGCCTGGGCGCCGCGCCTCGCCGCATGCTCGCGCGCGTGCACCTGCCGTTGCTGCGGCCGGCACTCGCGGCCGCGGCGCTGCTGGTGTTCGTCGATGCCATGAAGGAACTCCCGGCCACCCTGCTGCTGCGCCCGCTGGGTTTCGAGACGCTCGCCACCTGGCTGTACGCCGATGCCGCGCGCGGCGCCTACGAAGACGGTGCACTGGCAGCGCTGCTGATCGTGCTGGCCGGCCTGCTGCCGGTGATCCTGCTGGCGCGCACCGGCCTGACCTACGGGCACGAGGTGGCGCCGGCATGA
- the secD gene encoding protein translocase subunit SecD → MLDFPRWKYVLILIVVLLSAVYAVPNLYQKDPSVQVTRNRPAAVVDEALLARVQGILEEAGVQANSVALEGEQLLVRLPDATVQTRAADALRPALGEDYSAALNLVPTTPAWLESFGARPMSLGLDLQGGVHFMMQVDQKAALEKRVDAYADAIRTALREARIGYTGAERRPDNTVQVVLTDPADAGRARGEILTAMGGLSAAATLGTGAPTLDVDGNRITVRLSESEIARIASDAIEQNRNVIANRINAIGVAEPVLQRQGEDRLVIQLPGLQDTAEAKRLIGATATLEFRAVTGDEAQAAAAQADNNIPAGSRIYHDQNGQPLLLSRRLLVSGDELVNALPQTDPQTGLPAVEITLNAAGGKRMLDHTLENVGNRLGIVYVERIPTVTMVDGEEVRSARTVERVISSSTIRGVFGKEFQTTGLSREEAAELAKQLKAGALAAPMDFVEENVIGPTLGAENVARGTQAVMYAFLFTLLFFAIYYRMFGLFTCFALLLNLLMVVAVMSLFGATMTLPGFAGLALSIGMSVDANVLINERIREELRAGLPPRTAIATGYDKASGTIFDSNMTALLAGIALYAFGTGPLRGFAVTMVIGIVTSVFTAVTVSRGIATLVYGGKRKLKSVAI, encoded by the coding sequence ATGCTCGACTTTCCCCGCTGGAAATACGTCCTCATCCTGATCGTGGTGCTGCTCAGCGCGGTGTACGCCGTGCCGAACCTCTACCAGAAGGATCCGTCGGTCCAGGTGACCAGGAACCGCCCCGCGGCGGTAGTCGACGAGGCGCTGCTCGCACGCGTGCAGGGCATCCTGGAGGAGGCCGGCGTGCAGGCGAATTCGGTCGCACTCGAGGGCGAGCAATTGCTGGTGCGCCTGCCGGACGCGACCGTCCAGACCCGTGCCGCCGATGCACTGCGGCCGGCGCTGGGCGAGGACTACTCTGCGGCGCTGAACCTGGTGCCGACCACGCCCGCGTGGCTCGAGTCGTTCGGCGCCCGGCCGATGTCGCTGGGCCTGGACCTGCAGGGCGGCGTCCACTTCATGATGCAGGTCGACCAGAAGGCGGCGCTGGAGAAGCGCGTCGACGCCTACGCCGACGCGATCCGCACCGCCCTGCGCGAGGCGCGGATCGGCTATACGGGCGCCGAGCGCCGTCCGGACAACACCGTGCAGGTCGTGCTGACCGATCCCGCCGATGCCGGGCGCGCGCGTGGCGAGATCCTCACCGCGATGGGCGGGCTGAGCGCGGCGGCGACTCTCGGTACCGGCGCCCCGACCCTCGACGTCGATGGCAACCGCATCACGGTGCGCCTGTCCGAGTCGGAGATCGCGCGCATCGCCAGCGACGCCATCGAGCAGAACCGCAACGTCATCGCCAACCGCATCAACGCGATCGGTGTCGCCGAGCCGGTACTGCAGCGCCAGGGCGAGGACCGGCTGGTGATCCAGTTGCCGGGCCTGCAGGACACCGCCGAGGCCAAGCGCCTGATCGGCGCGACCGCCACGCTCGAATTCCGCGCGGTGACCGGCGACGAGGCGCAGGCGGCCGCGGCCCAGGCCGACAACAATATCCCCGCCGGTTCGCGCATCTACCACGACCAGAACGGCCAGCCGCTGCTGCTCTCGCGCCGGCTGCTGGTCTCGGGCGACGAACTGGTCAATGCGCTGCCGCAAACCGATCCCCAGACCGGGCTGCCGGCAGTCGAAATCACGCTCAACGCGGCAGGCGGCAAGCGGATGCTCGACCACACCCTGGAGAACGTGGGCAACCGCCTCGGCATCGTCTATGTCGAGCGGATTCCGACGGTGACGATGGTCGACGGCGAGGAGGTCCGCTCGGCGCGCACGGTCGAGCGCGTGATCAGTTCCTCGACGATCCGCGGCGTGTTCGGCAAGGAGTTCCAGACCACCGGCCTGAGCCGCGAGGAAGCCGCGGAACTGGCCAAGCAGCTCAAGGCCGGCGCGCTCGCCGCGCCGATGGACTTCGTCGAGGAGAACGTGATCGGCCCGACGCTCGGCGCCGAGAACGTGGCGCGCGGCACCCAGGCGGTGATGTACGCATTCCTGTTCACCCTGCTGTTCTTCGCCATCTACTACCGCATGTTCGGCCTGTTCACCTGTTTCGCGCTGCTGCTCAACCTGCTGATGGTGGTGGCGGTGATGTCGCTGTTCGGGGCCACCATGACCCTGCCGGGCTTCGCCGGCCTGGCCCTGTCGATCGGCATGTCGGTCGACGCCAACGTGCTGATCAACGAACGCATCCGCGAGGAGTTGCGCGCCGGCCTGCCGCCGCGCACGGCGATCGCCACCGGCTACGACAAGGCGTCGGGCACGATCTTCGACTCCAACATGACCGCCTTGCTCGCCGGCATCGCGCTGTACGCATTCGGCACCGGCCCGCTGCGCGGCTTCGCGGTGACGATGGTCATCGGCATCGTCACCTCGGTGTTCACCGCGGTCACCGTCTCGCGCGGCATCGCCACGCTGGTCTACGGCGGCAAGCGCAAACTCAAGTCGGTCGCCATCTGA
- a CDS encoding Lrp/AsnC family transcriptional regulator, whose translation MKITPADAQLLSALRENARASIAQIARRLGLSRTTVQSRIERLEREDVIRGYTVRVNEEVERGHIRAHILITVLPKQMPAVVQALRGMPEVRSLHSVSGAHDLVAMGVVPAVADMDDLTDRIGAIEGVERTTSAVVLSTKFER comes from the coding sequence ATGAAAATCACCCCGGCCGATGCCCAGCTCCTGTCCGCCCTGCGCGAGAACGCGCGCGCCTCGATCGCGCAGATCGCCCGGCGGCTCGGGCTGTCGCGCACCACGGTGCAGAGCCGGATCGAGCGGCTCGAGCGCGAGGACGTGATCCGCGGCTACACCGTGCGTGTCAACGAGGAGGTCGAGCGCGGCCACATCCGCGCCCACATCCTGATCACCGTGCTGCCCAAGCAGATGCCCGCGGTGGTGCAGGCGCTGCGCGGCATGCCCGAGGTGCGCAGCCTGCATTCGGTCAGCGGCGCGCACGACCTGGTGGCGATGGGCGTGGTGCCGGCGGTCGCCGACATGGACGACCTGACCGACCGGATCGGCGCGATCGAAGGGGTGGAGCGCACGACATCGGCCGTGGTGCTGTCGACCAAGTTCGAGCGCTAG
- a CDS encoding aminotransferase class III-fold pyridoxal phosphate-dependent enzyme: MPVTDALAPLRAHDGQRRTSGLDDATIERLAASHPELRAAIDAAAAEYARIRGEFADLLELDEAAQIEAVQAGYVNFYPGDAVNPYVALTARGPWIVTLKGAVVHDSGGYGMLGFGHAPQAVLEAMAKPQAMANVMTPGLSQLRFDRAMRREIGHTRGECPFARFLCLNSGSEAVGLAARIADVGTKLATDPGAMRAGAAVKRIVVKGSFHGRTERPALYSDSSRKAYMRHLASFRGEESLIAVEPYDVAALQRAFADADANGWFVEAVFLEPVMGEGDPGRALPRAFYDAARELTKAHGSLLLVDSIQAGLRAHGVLSIVDYPGFEGCEAPDMETYSKALNAGQYPLSVLAVTERAANLYRSGIYGNTMTTNPRALDVACAVLDAITPELRANIRERGREAVARFEALKAELGGLVTGVQGTGLLFSCELAPQYKCYGAGSTEEWLRERGIGVIHGGANSLRFTPRFDTQSDELELLVSMVGKALREGPRQQQANAA, translated from the coding sequence ATGCCCGTGACCGACGCCCTCGCCCCGCTGCGCGCCCACGACGGACAGCGCCGCACCAGCGGCCTCGACGACGCCACGATCGAGCGTCTCGCCGCGAGCCATCCCGAGCTTCGCGCCGCGATCGATGCCGCCGCGGCGGAGTACGCGCGCATCCGGGGCGAGTTCGCCGACCTGCTCGAACTCGACGAAGCCGCGCAGATCGAGGCCGTGCAGGCCGGCTACGTGAACTTCTACCCCGGCGACGCCGTGAACCCCTACGTCGCGCTCACCGCACGCGGACCCTGGATCGTCACCCTCAAGGGCGCGGTGGTCCACGATTCGGGCGGTTACGGCATGCTCGGCTTCGGCCACGCACCGCAGGCGGTGCTCGAGGCGATGGCGAAACCGCAGGCGATGGCCAACGTGATGACCCCCGGGCTGTCGCAACTGCGCTTCGATCGCGCCATGCGCCGCGAGATCGGACACACCCGCGGCGAGTGCCCGTTCGCGCGTTTCCTGTGCCTGAATTCGGGTTCGGAAGCGGTGGGCCTGGCCGCGCGCATCGCCGACGTCGGCACCAAGCTGGCGACCGACCCGGGCGCGATGCGTGCAGGCGCCGCGGTCAAGCGCATCGTCGTCAAGGGCAGCTTCCACGGCCGTACCGAACGCCCCGCGTTGTATTCCGACTCCAGCCGCAAGGCCTACATGCGGCACCTGGCCAGCTTCCGCGGCGAGGAGTCGCTGATCGCGGTCGAGCCCTACGACGTCGCGGCACTGCAACGCGCGTTCGCCGATGCGGATGCCAACGGCTGGTTCGTCGAGGCGGTGTTCCTGGAGCCGGTGATGGGCGAAGGCGATCCGGGCCGGGCGCTGCCGCGCGCGTTCTACGATGCCGCGCGCGAACTGACGAAGGCGCATGGTTCGCTGCTGCTGGTCGATTCGATCCAGGCCGGCCTGCGCGCGCATGGCGTGCTGTCGATCGTCGACTACCCCGGCTTCGAAGGCTGCGAAGCGCCGGACATGGAAACCTATTCCAAGGCGCTCAACGCCGGCCAGTACCCGCTGTCGGTGCTGGCCGTGACCGAACGCGCCGCGAACCTCTACCGCAGCGGCATCTACGGCAACACCATGACCACCAACCCGCGCGCGCTCGACGTGGCCTGCGCGGTGCTCGACGCCATCACGCCGGAGTTGCGCGCCAACATCCGCGAGCGCGGCAGGGAGGCGGTCGCCAGGTTCGAGGCGCTGAAGGCCGAGCTCGGCGGCCTGGTCACCGGGGTGCAGGGCACCGGCCTGCTGTTCTCGTGCGAACTGGCGCCGCAGTACAAGTGCTACGGCGCAGGTTCCACCGAGGAATGGCTGCGCGAGCGCGGGATCGGCGTGATCCACGGCGGCGCCAACTCGCTGCGCTTCACCCCGCGCTTCGACACGCAGTCCGACGAACTCGAACTGCTGGTGTCGATGGTGGGCAAGGCGTTGCGCGAGGGGCCGAGGCAGCAGCAGGCGAACGCAGCCTGA